The segment CTCAGAAATAGAGTAGCTCTTTGCTGCTCGCACTCGTAAGAGAGCAATTCCAGTCGACTCGCATATCTCTTTCAAAAAATCATCGCGTTCGATCGTCTTCTTGTTGGTTCGATGTGAGGAATCATCAAGTTCAATAATAAGTTGTGGCTTCATAGTTTGGGGAGAGCACAATAAAAAATCGACATGCTTACGATCTATTTTATTCCTTTTAGTGATGTACTCTTCGTCGTTGGTGGGCTGAAAAATGTCAATCCAACGTACTTTCGTTGCCAGAAAATAGTCATCTCCAATTGCGGAAACGAGGCAATGGTGAAATGAGAGTTCCGCCGGAGTATGTAAACTGTCTTTCAGCGAATACGTAAGCTTCTTTCCTGCTGTTTCTTCATTACTATCAGATCGATTAAGTCTGAATCCGACGAAATCAAGTAAAGCGACGAGGCATCCCTGAGGCTGAGAAATCTGGTTCATCGGCGAACTTTTCGCTTGGAAATGTATCGTAAATGAGTTAGCTGGATTGGCAGCACAAGTAGACGTGTGGTGATATTAATTAAGAGATGGTGTTGAATTCAACAATGTCAGAGCTCATCATAATCCAATTCGAATGTGTCACCTGCTTTGATATCGCCCGACTTTAAGCCTTTGAGAAACCAGCGGGTTCTTTGTTCGGAGGTGCCGTGCGTGAAGGACTCGGGGACTACGTACCCGCGACCTTGCATTTGCAGCCGGTCGTCGCCGATGGCGGAAGCAGCTGTGAGCGCTTCTTCAATATCCCCCTCTTCGAGAATCTGCCAGTTCTGCTGAGCATGATGGGCCCAGACTCCGGCGAGAAAATCGGCCTGTAATTCCAATCGGACGGAAAGTTCGTTCGCCTGTTCTTCGCCAGCCTGCTGTTGCAGTCGGTGGACTCGATTGCTGATGCCCAGCAGATTCTGGACATGATGCCCCACTTCATGGGCGATGACGTAAGCTTGTGCAAAGTCACCGGGGGCGTTTAAACGGCGTTCCATCTCTTCATAAAAGCTGAGATCGATATAAACTTGCTGGTCTGCGGGGCAGTAGAAGGGGCCTGTGGCTGCCTGCTGAAATCCACAAGCGGACTGCACGCGTTCACGGAAAAGGACGAGTTTGGGGTCGCGGTAATTACTGCCCATCTGAGAGAACAGATCGGCCCAGACTTCTTCGGTATCGGCTAAAACGACGGAGACGAATTGAGCCAGTCGATCTTCTTCTGGATCGATCTGATTAGCACCCGCTCCAGGAGCCTGCGGATTGTTGGCCTGCTGTTGCATCAATTGTTGTGGATCGCCACCCATCAAAAGATAGATGATGATGATTGCAATTCCCAACACGCCCCCTCCGGCAAAGACGGGGCCTCGAGTCCGTTGACCTCGACGGTCTTCCACATTACTGCTGCCGCGTCGTCCCTTCCAGCGCATAGTAACTTCCCTTTATCAAATCTTATCCAGGGTAATCGTGGTGGTATTGCGAGTCCGAGGATTCATTCTGCTTTAAACTGGAGTGAAACTCGGAGCCGCCAGCGTGAACTGTCTTGCGCTCTAGAGAGCGAGAGCCTGCTGACATGTGCCTTTATGATAACTGGGCCCACCGATAAATCCATCTATGAATGAATCTTCAATCCAAATTTAGGAACGTCTTCAATAGCAGAGAATTCGATCAT is part of the Polystyrenella longa genome and harbors:
- a CDS encoding DUF2726 domain-containing protein; amino-acid sequence: MNQISQPQGCLVALLDFVGFRLNRSDSNEETAGKKLTYSLKDSLHTPAELSFHHCLVSAIGDDYFLATKVRWIDIFQPTNDEEYITKRNKIDRKHVDFLLCSPQTMKPQLIIELDDSSHRTNKKTIERDDFLKEICESTGIALLRVRAAKSYSISELRNIILVHINGQSHSIVENSTPQTTERTATPLCPKCQSHMKLRTASRGEKKGQKFWGCDNYPSCKGVMPAL
- the ypfJ gene encoding KPN_02809 family neutral zinc metallopeptidase, whose amino-acid sequence is MRWKGRRGSSNVEDRRGQRTRGPVFAGGGVLGIAIIIIYLLMGGDPQQLMQQQANNPQAPGAGANQIDPEEDRLAQFVSVVLADTEEVWADLFSQMGSNYRDPKLVLFRERVQSACGFQQAATGPFYCPADQQVYIDLSFYEEMERRLNAPGDFAQAYVIAHEVGHHVQNLLGISNRVHRLQQQAGEEQANELSVRLELQADFLAGVWAHHAQQNWQILEEGDIEEALTAASAIGDDRLQMQGRGYVVPESFTHGTSEQRTRWFLKGLKSGDIKAGDTFELDYDEL